The following coding sequences are from one Ornithodoros turicata isolate Travis chromosome 1, ASM3712646v1, whole genome shotgun sequence window:
- the LOC135378760 gene encoding histone H2A-like — protein sequence MSGRGKGGKAKGKSKTRSSRAGLQFPVGRIHRLLRKGNYAERVGAGAPVYLAAVLEYLAAEVLELTGNAARDNKKTRIIPRHLQLAIRNDEELNKLLSGVTIAQGGVLPNIQAVLLPKKTEKKA from the coding sequence ATGTCAGGTCGTGGAAAAGGTGGAAAAGCCAAGGGAAAGAGCAAGACCCGGTCCAGCAGGGCAGGGCTCCAGTTTCCCGTCGGTCGTATTCATCGTCTCCTGCGCAAGGGCAACTACGCCGAGCGTGTGGGAGCAGGCGCCCCCGTTTACCTGGCCGCCGTGCTCGAATACCTCGCTGCTGAAGTGCTCGAGTTGACGGGCAACGCCGCTCGCGACAACAagaagacgaggatcatcccccgtcACCTCCAGCTGGCCATCCGCAACGACGAGGAGTTGAACAAGCTGCTGTCGGGCGTCACCATCGCGCAGGGTGGCGTGTTGCCCAACATCCAGGCCGTCCTCCTGCCCAAGAAGACGGAGAAGAAGGCCTAA